The following proteins are co-located in the Flammeovirga kamogawensis genome:
- the porZ gene encoding type IX secretion system anionic LPS delivery protein PorZ, whose translation MKKTSYIFFLYLQIVLLSFSLNGLCQEDNIPVNTWRSHLNYSNAISVAIADNEVFCASNNALFSYEKASGIISTISKEDGLSDSDILTLGYASPSDQLIVLYKNGNIDFISETDIVNMRTVLNSNYPNKEFYGLRMDKQFMYICASFGIVKINTENYIIEETYDFIGENGTENAVYDISLSSDSLYIASAEGIKSVADNENTNKQDFSNWKLILPIKNATKSILYTDNGIYYTDDNLNQLIKFENNTSSSIFSFGSETAYKLDFWGEDIVLPISTSLKIIDPSDNVSTWADPKSPSPRQILDDEDGKAWIADNINGLISVSENAQEIEGYAPSGPLYPTAYQIINAGKLIAITPAENNNVQVGSFSIFKDGQWKNFTSLERTGSISIQNTAPLYGIAYNEFENKIYFASDGDGLLVYNITDESTELIKKELLVDGNSEAHIKSLSFDQYGNLWTSSPGWVHYRNAEGEWQHARDSKLSSGAISTQNSLQNDTWFVLPNNRLLVFKDNSSRYINTDQTNGGLPSATVYTLDLDRVGSMWIGTEDGAAEYYGISPVEAGNFAVSLPRYDGYPLLRGEKVQTITTDGGNRKWIGTGRGLWLFSKDGGTLYDYFTVENSSLLSDNITSLAVQPESGEVFIASDNGIVSYRSDATDATSQFKDVKIFPSPVRPNYQGVLTITGLAKDASVKITDSAGNLVWDGQAFGGGVSWNLRLNDNQRPSSGVYFVFATDFDGNEKYAGKFAVIR comes from the coding sequence ATGAAAAAGACATCATATATATTCTTTTTATATCTACAAATAGTTCTTTTATCCTTTTCATTAAACGGACTTTGTCAAGAAGATAACATCCCTGTGAATACATGGCGATCTCATCTAAATTATAGTAATGCTATTTCTGTTGCAATTGCAGATAATGAAGTATTCTGTGCTTCTAATAATGCTTTATTCTCATACGAAAAAGCTTCTGGTATTATTTCTACAATATCGAAAGAAGATGGATTGAGCGATTCCGACATCCTTACATTAGGTTATGCAAGTCCATCAGACCAATTAATTGTACTCTATAAAAACGGAAATATTGATTTTATATCAGAAACTGATATAGTAAACATGCGTACGGTACTTAATTCTAATTACCCAAATAAAGAATTTTATGGGTTGAGAATGGACAAACAATTCATGTATATATGTGCTAGTTTTGGTATTGTAAAAATTAACACTGAAAACTATATTATTGAAGAAACCTATGATTTTATTGGTGAAAATGGTACCGAAAATGCCGTTTATGATATCTCTCTTTCTTCAGACTCACTTTATATTGCATCTGCAGAAGGTATTAAAAGTGTTGCCGATAACGAAAATACAAACAAGCAAGACTTTTCTAATTGGAAGCTAATTCTTCCTATTAAAAACGCTACTAAATCAATTTTATATACAGATAATGGTATTTATTATACTGACGATAATTTAAATCAGTTAATAAAATTTGAAAATAATACTTCTAGTTCAATCTTTTCTTTTGGTTCTGAAACAGCTTACAAATTAGATTTTTGGGGTGAAGATATTGTTTTACCAATTTCAACATCACTCAAAATTATTGACCCATCTGACAATGTAAGCACATGGGCAGACCCTAAATCTCCCAGTCCAAGACAAATTCTTGATGATGAAGATGGAAAAGCTTGGATTGCAGACAATATTAATGGTTTAATTAGTGTATCAGAAAATGCACAAGAAATTGAAGGTTACGCTCCCTCTGGACCATTATATCCAACAGCTTATCAAATAATAAATGCAGGTAAACTAATTGCTATCACGCCAGCAGAAAATAATAATGTTCAAGTAGGTTCATTTTCAATCTTTAAAGATGGCCAATGGAAAAATTTCACTTCTTTAGAAAGAACAGGAAGTATATCAATTCAAAATACAGCCCCATTATATGGAATAGCCTATAATGAGTTTGAAAATAAAATCTACTTTGCATCGGATGGGGATGGCTTATTAGTTTATAATATTACTGATGAATCTACGGAACTAATAAAGAAAGAGCTCCTTGTTGATGGAAATTCAGAAGCACATATCAAGAGTTTATCATTTGATCAATACGGAAACCTTTGGACATCGTCTCCTGGATGGGTACATTATAGAAACGCTGAAGGTGAATGGCAACATGCTAGAGATAGTAAATTATCTTCTGGTGCAATATCCACTCAAAACTCATTGCAAAATGATACTTGGTTTGTACTACCGAATAACAGATTACTGGTTTTTAAAGACAATAGTTCACGATATATAAATACAGACCAAACCAATGGAGGTTTACCAAGTGCTACAGTTTATACTTTAGATTTAGACAGAGTTGGCAGTATGTGGATTGGTACAGAAGATGGTGCTGCAGAATATTATGGAATATCTCCGGTAGAAGCTGGTAATTTCGCAGTTTCTCTTCCTAGATACGATGGCTACCCTTTATTAAGAGGAGAAAAAGTACAAACAATTACTACCGACGGGGGAAATAGAAAATGGATTGGTACAGGTCGTGGTTTATGGCTATTCAGTAAAGATGGAGGTACATTATATGATTACTTTACTGTAGAAAACTCATCATTATTATCTGATAATATAACTTCTTTAGCAGTTCAACCTGAAAGTGGGGAAGTTTTTATTGCCTCTGACAATGGCATTGTTTCTTACAGATCTGACGCTACTGACGCGACTTCTCAATTTAAAGATGTAAAGATATTTCCAAGTCCCGTAAGACCTAATTACCAAGGTGTACTTACCATAACAGGGTTAGCAAAAGATGCGAGTGTAAAAATTACCGATTCAGCTGGTAATTTAGTTTGGGATGGTCAAGCTTTTGGTGGTGGGGTATCTTGGAATCTAAGATTAAACGATAATCAAAGACCAAGTTCTGGTGTGTACTTTGTATTTGCTACTGATTTTGATGGTAATGAAAAGTATGCAGGCAAATTTGCTGTAATTAGATAA
- the dinB gene encoding DNA polymerase IV yields the protein MRKIIHIDMDAFFASIEQRDFPHLRGKPVAVGGSRERGVVAAASYEARKFGVKSAMPSALAYRKCPQIIFTRPRFHVYKDVSVQIKKIFYEYTDLVEPLSLDEAYLDVTENKKGIQSATQIALEIRQKINDKLNLNASAGISYNKFLAKTASDINKPNGQAIILPEEAEAFLEQLPIERFYGIGNVTADKMKKLGIYKGKDLKSWPIEHLNDTFGSTGKYYFHIVRGIDNRKVKAHRERKSIGAERTFSKDIADVQKMREHLLKIADILWERILKSSKSGKTITVKIKQHDFEMHTKSRTYENLIKNKSFLIKEALTLLEELNPQTFNVRLLGISISNLGEPGTENESEQLKLF from the coding sequence TTGAGAAAAATTATTCATATTGATATGGACGCTTTCTTTGCTTCAATTGAACAAAGAGATTTCCCTCATTTAAGAGGTAAACCTGTTGCTGTTGGTGGAAGTAGAGAAAGGGGAGTTGTGGCTGCTGCAAGCTACGAGGCTAGAAAGTTTGGCGTTAAATCTGCCATGCCTTCTGCTTTAGCTTATAGAAAATGTCCGCAAATTATTTTTACACGACCTCGTTTTCATGTATACAAGGATGTATCGGTACAGATCAAAAAGATTTTTTATGAATATACAGATTTAGTTGAACCCCTTTCTTTAGATGAGGCTTATTTAGATGTAACTGAAAATAAAAAAGGAATTCAATCTGCAACTCAAATTGCTTTAGAAATCAGACAAAAAATTAATGATAAACTAAATTTGAATGCGAGTGCAGGTATTTCTTATAATAAGTTCTTAGCAAAAACTGCTTCTGATATTAATAAACCTAATGGACAAGCAATCATTTTACCCGAAGAAGCTGAAGCATTTTTAGAGCAATTACCAATAGAACGTTTTTATGGAATTGGTAATGTAACCGCAGACAAAATGAAAAAGCTAGGTATATATAAAGGTAAAGATTTAAAAAGTTGGCCAATTGAACATCTTAATGACACATTTGGAAGTACTGGAAAATACTACTTTCACATTGTTAGGGGAATTGATAATAGAAAAGTAAAAGCACATAGAGAAAGAAAATCTATAGGTGCAGAACGCACTTTTTCTAAAGATATTGCTGATGTACAAAAAATGAGGGAGCACCTATTAAAAATTGCAGATATACTTTGGGAAAGAATATTAAAGTCTAGTAAAAGTGGTAAAACTATTACTGTTAAGATTAAACAACACGATTTTGAGATGCATACAAAAAGTCGTACTTATGAGAACCTCATAAAAAATAAATCGTTTTTAATAAAAGAGGCTTTAACACTCTTAGAGGAGCTAAATCCTCAAACATTTAATGTAAGGTTACTCGGTATCAGTATTAGTAACTTAGGAGAACCTGGAACTGAAAATGAATCTGAACAACTAAAGTTGTTCTAA
- a CDS encoding alpha/beta hydrolase family protein produces MTKKLFVITLFFLLSITSYSQNLVGPWTGTLTVQTGKIDIIFHITHNGQIFQGKMDVPVQNLKGIPIHEVKYQEPFITINLPNLGIKYTGHVLDDEHIEGKFEQGGFSFPMTLYKDLEIETPLKKPQEPLPPFPYVSKNIKFKNEKANILLAGTFTRPIDVKKYPAVILISGSGPQDRNQEILGHKSFLLLADELTKKGVAVLRFDDRGTGESSGNFNSASTLDFSTDVEAAYEYLLSRKDVDPTKIGLLGHSEGGTIAGIVASENKAIDFVVLMASPGLRGKELMLHQKALIEKKGGVPDNIIERNQKIFSEAYSIVINNEQPLFDKLADYLQHQFDHQLNDQQINNLAKTFSSNWMKEFIKLDPATYFSKVTCPVLALNGTKDVQVIAKENLDAIYNALTEAGNTAIDIEEIEGINHLFQECETGLPNEYGEIEQTLSPVLLEKVTTWITSKTK; encoded by the coding sequence ATGACTAAAAAACTCTTTGTAATAACTCTATTTTTCTTATTATCTATTACTAGCTATAGCCAAAACTTAGTAGGACCATGGACTGGAACATTAACCGTTCAAACAGGTAAAATTGATATAATATTTCACATTACTCATAATGGTCAAATATTCCAAGGGAAAATGGATGTACCCGTACAAAACTTAAAAGGTATACCAATACATGAAGTAAAATACCAAGAACCATTTATCACCATTAACTTACCCAATTTAGGTATTAAATATACTGGTCATGTTTTAGATGATGAACATATAGAAGGTAAGTTTGAACAAGGTGGCTTTTCGTTTCCGATGACACTTTATAAAGATCTTGAAATAGAAACTCCATTAAAAAAGCCACAAGAACCACTTCCTCCATTTCCTTATGTTTCTAAAAACATAAAATTTAAAAATGAAAAAGCTAATATTCTTTTAGCTGGAACTTTTACTAGACCTATAGATGTAAAAAAGTATCCAGCTGTTATTCTTATTTCCGGAAGTGGACCACAAGATAGAAATCAAGAAATTCTTGGGCATAAATCGTTCTTATTATTGGCTGATGAATTGACTAAAAAAGGTGTAGCAGTATTACGTTTTGATGATAGAGGTACTGGAGAATCTAGTGGTAACTTTAATTCAGCATCTACATTAGATTTTTCAACAGATGTAGAAGCTGCTTATGAATACTTATTATCAAGAAAGGATGTTGATCCTACTAAGATTGGTTTATTAGGACATAGCGAAGGTGGTACAATTGCTGGAATTGTAGCAAGTGAGAATAAAGCTATTGATTTTGTTGTGTTAATGGCTTCGCCTGGTTTAAGAGGAAAAGAATTGATGCTTCATCAGAAAGCATTAATTGAGAAAAAAGGTGGTGTTCCAGATAATATAATTGAACGAAATCAAAAGATTTTTAGTGAAGCATATTCAATAGTAATAAATAATGAACAACCATTGTTTGATAAATTAGCAGATTATTTACAACATCAATTTGATCATCAATTAAATGATCAACAAATAAATAACCTCGCTAAAACATTCTCCTCTAATTGGATGAAAGAGTTTATTAAACTTGACCCAGCTACTTATTTTTCTAAAGTTACTTGTCCAGTTTTGGCTTTAAATGGCACTAAAGACGTTCAAGTTATTGCTAAAGAAAATTTGGATGCAATTTACAATGCTCTGACAGAGGCGGGGAATACAGCTATTGACATTGAAGAAATTGAAGGCATAAATCACTTATTTCAAGAATGTGAAACAGGTTTACCAAACGAATATGGAGAAATTGAACAAACTTTATCTCCTGTTCTACTAGAAAAAGTAACCACTTGGATTACATCAAAAACAAAATAA
- a CDS encoding bifunctional riboflavin kinase/FAD synthetase yields MKVHYGIDNFTPLKRATVTSGTFDGVHYGHQQILAHLRKTAREDNSETVLITFWPHPRFVLQPEIANKSLKLLTNLDEKIALLEQEGIDHLIVIEFNKEFSHLTSMEFVKNILIDKINTTKLVIGYDHRFGRNREGGFDYLKEHQAEFGFEVEEITKQEIENAAVSSTAIRAALIEEGDLFTAEKYLGYHYSLEGIVVDGNKIGRKIGFPTANIQLKDSFKLLPHQGVYAVHLYFKGVKYKGMLNIGNRPTVTEGIKKTVEVNIFDFNEDIYGAEVRLEFIKRIRPEMKFDGVEMLIEQLHLDKESAITALSM; encoded by the coding sequence ATGAAAGTACATTACGGAATAGACAATTTTACGCCTCTTAAAAGAGCAACAGTTACAAGTGGAACATTTGATGGAGTACATTATGGACACCAACAAATTCTTGCACACCTAAGAAAAACGGCTAGAGAAGATAATTCAGAAACGGTTTTGATTACCTTTTGGCCACATCCTAGGTTTGTCTTACAACCCGAAATTGCGAATAAATCACTTAAATTATTAACCAACTTAGATGAAAAAATAGCTCTACTTGAACAGGAGGGTATTGATCATTTAATTGTTATTGAGTTCAATAAGGAGTTTTCTCACCTCACATCAATGGAATTTGTGAAAAATATACTTATTGATAAAATTAATACGACCAAATTAGTGATTGGATACGATCATCGCTTTGGTAGAAATAGAGAAGGAGGGTTTGATTATTTAAAAGAGCACCAAGCAGAATTTGGGTTCGAAGTTGAAGAAATAACCAAACAAGAAATAGAAAATGCAGCAGTAAGTTCAACAGCTATAAGAGCAGCATTAATAGAAGAAGGTGATCTATTTACTGCAGAAAAATACTTAGGTTATCATTATTCTTTAGAAGGGATAGTGGTTGATGGTAATAAAATTGGTAGAAAAATAGGGTTTCCTACAGCAAATATTCAATTAAAAGATAGCTTTAAATTACTTCCCCATCAAGGAGTCTATGCTGTACACCTCTACTTTAAAGGTGTTAAATATAAAGGTATGCTTAATATTGGTAACAGACCCACAGTTACAGAAGGTATTAAGAAAACAGTAGAAGTAAATATCTTTGATTTTAACGAAGATATTTATGGTGCAGAAGTGAGGCTAGAATTTATTAAGAGAATAAGACCTGAGATGAAATTTGATGGAGTAGAAATGCTTATCGAACAATTACATCTTGATAAAGAAAGTGCCATTACAGCACTTTCTATGTAG